The nucleotide sequence TTTTACCCGAATGAATCAATCTTAGGTTATAAGGGCCTTCAATATCCTTATCTTTTTCAATAGTTATGTTTATATCCAGATCATTCAAAAGTTCCATATATTTTTCAGCTCTATTTAAAGAAATATACTCTTTTATGGGATAAGGACACATTGAGAATATATTTTGAGATTCCTTGCGTAAATGTAATCCCCCCATTATTAACAGGAGTAATTTGTAGAATTATTTAAAACCATTCTAGGGGTAATGCCGCCCAAAAACGAATGAGGTCTTTCGTTATTGTATATCCACATCCATCTTGTCGCAAGTTCTTGTGCATGATAGATAGATTTGAAAATATTCAACTCTAGCCATTCATAATTGCATGTAAGCATTCTGTGTTGGCTTCCTTTTCTGGATAAAAGATAGTTCGAAACAGTTTTTT is from Spirochaeta cellobiosiphila DSM 17781 and encodes:
- a CDS encoding integrase core domain-containing protein; this translates as MLTCNYEWLELNIFKSIYHAQELATRWMWIYNNERPHSFLGGITPRMVLNNSTNYSC